A window from Polaromonas naphthalenivorans CJ2 encodes these proteins:
- a CDS encoding Hachiman antiphage defense system protein HamA, translated as MTRFVEWCAHTDIPVAHHKLQILTADPAKLAAAVDIVAEVVPDHYVMPGRLAQLLTRLGRKEVAVYVAEKLPTTKQIKSGDLGEILCTTFIHESTPFKLGIKRLRWKDHRNMSMRGDDVLAFHIGAGAAGLQVLKAEAKSGGKMQAGTVSTARDALSAYGELPSPHAMSFVADRLEAAVDKPLRDMLDDAQLKRNLKPAHVTHMLFTFSGNDTTAMLSKNLASYVGGSAQHYVGIRVEDHQAFIKSVFAAAEV; from the coding sequence ATGACTCGATTCGTCGAGTGGTGCGCTCATACAGATATACCTGTTGCGCACCACAAGTTGCAGATTTTGACGGCTGACCCAGCGAAGCTGGCGGCAGCGGTGGACATCGTTGCGGAGGTCGTGCCGGACCACTATGTTATGCCTGGGCGCCTGGCTCAGCTTCTTACGCGCTTGGGGCGCAAAGAAGTCGCTGTATATGTAGCAGAGAAGCTCCCGACCACCAAGCAAATTAAGTCGGGTGACTTGGGTGAAATCCTTTGTACGACCTTCATCCATGAGAGCACACCCTTTAAGCTTGGAATCAAGCGCCTTCGTTGGAAGGACCATCGTAATATGTCGATGCGCGGGGATGATGTGTTGGCGTTCCACATTGGTGCAGGCGCGGCCGGACTTCAGGTTCTTAAGGCTGAGGCCAAAAGCGGGGGCAAAATGCAAGCCGGCACGGTCAGCACGGCTCGTGATGCGCTATCGGCGTATGGCGAGCTTCCCTCACCCCATGCTATGAGTTTTGTGGCAGACAGGCTGGAAGCGGCGGTGGACAAACCTCTCCGAGATATGTTGGATGATGCACAGTTGAAGCGGAACCTCAAACCCGCACATGTCACGCATATGCTCTTCACGTTCTCAGGCAACGATACAACCGCGATGCTGAGCAAAAACCTTGCAAGTTACGTGGGCGGGTCGGCACAGCACTATGTGGGCATTCGTGTCGAAGACCATCAGGCTTTCATCAAGTCCGTGTTCGCGGCGGCGGAGGTCTAA
- a CDS encoding DEAD/DEAH box helicase, whose product MATTLEELQANIEAAVTPGYRQKLLARGQARGMIWRAGLLPIDAPHFSPELSEDLLSFGYSLLLHGLRYVDLGGNFSLARVAFEVAAESIEAVVARGEVNENRDFHRLIAGAAYHLGHYSARAYSMLFEGLGQSNLSVVERCLAQLMLRDLEGVNVAVSNWVESGVGSDSNLIEAFDTGIDAEVEDEDAGESGVIEAMTLALEGNFLSAMSQTLLALERGEHSLILQAQARLEEGLSVAGELNLVTQWWAHRLAIHIVGGLWANSFHSLLPSQGPAGADVGDWVHLRKLLIASLMRRRRAEIELWPSQIDAAKRVLEFEANLVLSLPTSAGKTRIAELCILACLARGKRVVFVTPLRALSAQTEVSLRRTFGPLGKTVSSLYGSIGTSSSDVDALKSLDIVVSTPEKLDFALRSDPQLLDDIGLVVLDEGHMIGLGEREVRYEAQIQRLLRRADAASRRIICLSAILPDGDQLIDFTAWLTSDRENGLIKNDWRPTRLRFGEVDWNPVSKLAQLKIVVGDEHPFVSKFVVGKTLNANKNAKVYPASQTDLCILSAWRLIEEGQSVLVFCPLRVSVVPFAKRIIEMIQQGLIVPMLTPPAEVLASALAVGVEWFGPDHEILKCLRMGVAVHHGELPASFRKEVERLLRDGVLKLTVSSPTLAQGLNLAATSLVFHGHARKGAPIDVSEFRNVVGRAGRAYIDIEGLVLYPMFDKHEKRRTAWANLIASTKGREMESGILQLLYSLLVRIARKLDAPDVSTVLDYVAGQGGWDFPFLRSETGWRAANAAEEWPRHLTSLDTAIFSLLGDAQVPDEEIEATLDEVLTSSLFMRRMARRDGLIQNLLIGGLKARVNFIWSNSSALQRRGYFLAGLGLASGQALDSKAKELESLLLQANVAVGEGEVEMAIQAIIGFAHIAFEIPPFAPNGLPGNWKYILELWLRGVPVPHIGSNDPDGTVSLIEGAFVYNLPWAMEAVRVRAEAHLDLFSNDVSVANYGRAHAVAAIETGTLSVAASTLIKAGFASRLGAIHAVTVTAADFDSSAGMRAWLLSAEVKARRDNPSWPTVESHELWVDFTAPHGSGYTKPWLATAYTGPVTWHGLPMPPGTPLRLGGGPGKENAIYTADFKEVGKIGYAFNQAAVGLSIATATGAANEIAFEYIGPNDLVVL is encoded by the coding sequence ATGGCAACCACACTCGAAGAACTGCAGGCGAACATTGAAGCCGCCGTCACGCCAGGATATCGGCAAAAATTGCTGGCACGAGGCCAGGCCCGGGGAATGATTTGGCGAGCTGGGCTACTGCCTATCGACGCTCCCCACTTCAGCCCGGAACTATCCGAGGACCTGCTGTCTTTTGGGTACTCGCTGCTGTTGCATGGGCTGAGATATGTAGACCTAGGAGGCAATTTTTCTCTCGCAAGAGTGGCGTTTGAAGTAGCCGCTGAGTCAATTGAGGCGGTGGTAGCACGCGGTGAGGTGAACGAAAATCGTGACTTTCACCGACTGATAGCGGGCGCGGCCTATCACCTTGGCCATTACTCGGCACGCGCCTACTCGATGCTTTTTGAAGGGCTGGGTCAGTCGAACCTGTCCGTTGTCGAGCGCTGCTTGGCCCAACTTATGTTGCGAGACCTTGAAGGAGTCAATGTTGCGGTGTCGAACTGGGTCGAATCTGGTGTGGGTTCGGACAGCAATCTCATCGAGGCATTTGATACGGGTATCGACGCAGAAGTCGAGGATGAGGACGCGGGGGAGAGCGGAGTAATCGAGGCAATGACGCTGGCATTGGAAGGTAATTTCCTATCAGCAATGTCCCAGACATTGCTCGCCTTGGAGCGAGGGGAGCACTCTCTGATTTTACAAGCCCAGGCACGGTTGGAAGAGGGCCTGTCCGTTGCAGGAGAATTGAACCTGGTCACTCAATGGTGGGCTCACCGGCTTGCGATTCATATCGTTGGCGGGCTTTGGGCTAATAGCTTCCATTCGCTCCTACCGAGTCAAGGGCCAGCTGGCGCAGACGTGGGCGATTGGGTCCACCTACGCAAGCTGCTTATTGCGTCGCTAATGCGCCGTCGTCGGGCAGAGATTGAACTCTGGCCATCCCAGATTGATGCGGCGAAGCGTGTGCTCGAATTTGAAGCCAATCTGGTGCTTTCCCTGCCAACTAGCGCGGGAAAGACGCGCATTGCGGAGTTGTGCATCTTGGCCTGCCTTGCACGTGGAAAACGGGTGGTCTTTGTGACTCCGCTTCGGGCGCTGTCGGCGCAGACCGAGGTGTCGCTACGGCGGACTTTCGGACCGTTGGGTAAGACGGTGTCGAGTCTCTATGGCAGCATTGGCACGAGCTCGAGTGATGTGGATGCACTCAAGTCCCTGGACATAGTGGTTTCCACCCCCGAAAAGCTGGACTTCGCACTTCGAAGCGACCCTCAACTCCTGGATGACATCGGACTTGTTGTCTTAGACGAGGGCCATATGATTGGTCTGGGTGAACGTGAGGTCCGATATGAGGCACAGATTCAACGCCTTCTGCGGCGTGCTGATGCTGCCAGCAGGCGGATTATTTGTCTCTCGGCTATTTTGCCGGATGGCGACCAGCTAATAGATTTCACAGCGTGGCTCACGTCCGACCGTGAAAATGGACTCATTAAGAACGACTGGCGTCCTACTCGTTTGCGATTTGGGGAGGTTGACTGGAATCCAGTCAGTAAGCTGGCGCAACTCAAAATCGTGGTCGGGGATGAGCATCCTTTCGTTTCGAAATTTGTTGTCGGTAAAACCTTGAATGCTAATAAGAATGCAAAAGTCTACCCGGCGTCACAGACCGATTTGTGTATTCTTAGTGCTTGGAGATTGATTGAGGAGGGCCAGTCGGTCTTGGTCTTCTGTCCCCTCAGGGTGTCGGTCGTGCCCTTCGCGAAACGGATTATCGAGATGATTCAGCAAGGGCTAATCGTACCGATGCTGACCCCGCCTGCAGAAGTCCTGGCCTCAGCCCTGGCAGTCGGTGTCGAGTGGTTCGGACCGGACCACGAAATTCTCAAGTGCCTGCGCATGGGGGTTGCTGTACATCACGGGGAACTGCCGGCCTCATTCAGAAAAGAGGTAGAGCGTCTACTGCGAGACGGAGTGCTGAAGCTTACGGTTTCCTCGCCGACCCTTGCACAAGGATTGAACCTTGCTGCAACGAGTTTGGTGTTTCACGGTCACGCTCGAAAAGGCGCCCCCATTGACGTCTCTGAGTTTCGGAATGTCGTGGGTCGTGCTGGGCGCGCATACATCGACATTGAGGGGCTGGTGCTGTATCCCATGTTCGATAAACATGAAAAACGTCGAACTGCATGGGCAAATCTAATAGCGAGTACGAAGGGCCGAGAGATGGAAAGCGGCATTTTGCAACTACTCTACTCACTTCTCGTTCGAATAGCGAGAAAACTGGATGCTCCTGACGTGAGTACTGTGCTTGACTACGTTGCAGGCCAGGGGGGCTGGGATTTTCCGTTTCTGCGGTCCGAAACCGGCTGGCGAGCAGCCAATGCGGCTGAGGAGTGGCCGCGCCACCTGACGAGTCTCGATACAGCTATCTTTAGCTTGCTCGGTGACGCGCAAGTCCCGGACGAAGAAATTGAGGCGACGCTGGACGAAGTGCTGACATCCTCGCTTTTCATGCGACGAATGGCGCGTCGAGACGGCCTAATACAAAATCTCTTGATTGGTGGCTTGAAAGCACGCGTGAATTTCATCTGGTCCAATTCCTCCGCCTTGCAACGTCGCGGTTACTTCCTTGCAGGCTTAGGCCTAGCCTCCGGCCAAGCACTCGATAGCAAGGCGAAAGAACTTGAGTCTCTACTACTGCAAGCGAACGTGGCCGTGGGCGAAGGAGAGGTCGAAATGGCAATTCAGGCCATCATCGGCTTTGCACACATCGCTTTCGAAATTCCGCCCTTTGCCCCGAATGGACTACCTGGGAACTGGAAATACATATTGGAGCTGTGGCTTCGAGGGGTGCCAGTGCCGCACATCGGCAGCAATGACCCGGATGGTACGGTCTCCTTGATTGAAGGCGCCTTTGTCTATAACCTTCCGTGGGCCATGGAGGCCGTGCGGGTGAGGGCAGAGGCGCATCTGGACCTTTTCTCAAACGATGTTAGCGTCGCCAACTACGGCCGTGCACATGCAGTGGCAGCGATAGAAACTGGAACTCTATCGGTAGCTGCATCCACACTCATCAAAGCTGGTTTTGCATCCAGACTAGGCGCCATCCATGCAGTCACTGTCACGGCTGCTGATTTCGATTCATCGGCTGGGATGAGGGCTTGGCTTTTGTCCGCAGAAGTAAAAGCGCGACGAGATAACCCTAGTTGGCCCACGGTGGAATCACATGAGCTATGGGTCGACTTCACCGCACCTCATGGTAGCGGATACACGAAGCCTTGGTTAGCGACCGCATACACGGGTCCTGTTACTTGGCACGGTTTGCCCATGCCGCCAGGCACCCCGCTGAGACTGGGCGGCGGACCAGGCAAGGAGAATGCGATTTACACCGCGGACTTCAAGGAGGTCGGCAAGATAGGCTATGCGTTTAATCAGGCCGCTGTTGGCCTGTCCATTGCGACAGCCACGGGAGCTGCAAATGAGATTGCCTTTGAGTACATCGGTCCGAACGACTTGGTTGTTCTGTAG
- a CDS encoding AAA family ATPase, producing the protein MTNIETVRTAFGRHFQHVVEMGNGVVRGERQHNGKPYAVAYVDLSDEVVERAHGLQSYQERLIGADFFSSDNDLRWNSYLFFWAGPKSAASEEFQQAKKLIESDRHFARKFVLNEDDLERRLGQKPQAVATPATQQGDAGIAWAELLRADSLAMLLEQRPRTATLELIEAGEAFKADVGAPAPAKASATDALATGMLRKLSIQQFRRIHQSTEFEFGDVNLITAPNGMGKTSLLEAIEAFYCGRVRRDPEAVFEGISGELEAPDGRRHAVKLTKVPATLKARNMAWYGRTDVHAQAISQGFTRFNFLDTDAAFRLSSEQDPEQIQLDLGRLIVGPDTTRLWTFLSKLKDDVDTRLKALEGQQPSDELNVDLLEKEVSRLETTPSESTSLRVAFREGVVRLRPRWVIPDANTQLNEQEKSSVAELKSAINRALAAAPVTPGNKSVLQEQLAKMKASLAEARRIQSSYEAAVREANAAAENQKASKENQRLAELWEKILLAGVPELEKRIGIAEQQVQALRTALPSYREDAIASFPEKYFPLALKDALSDAKRESDLAQESSQTASRALSQAQELGQTLVALRRDLHDASVAVMGQTGNLTECPVCKTVHAEQDLAEKLHALIGSGDSQMSAGLRQRAQTAKQNTDTAQRALEALLTLAKWQQAAGLADDLACKDLFTQLQHQHEKLRAALLELQEARQAEKTLGATGIRLDGWQLARANAQRGLSEGVNVNDRTRLRQAIEFMAVQIGFNVLAHVLTAKKPQTLANEATMLAIATGASRGVPMLPSQTVVAVERLVQQAEARVAAAAEVERAIDWPVDAAYETLLSEVQSCLLAYDKADHAATQETEADSVLKQKLKDLAEARARQAKHEASRKNLARAAATLSKVVDEHSLETVTSEALRAIRSKVSDVFSQIHSPPEYALGNFEDGQLIVRREDGATHAVNQVSTGQRAALALSIFLALNESAGTAPPVILIDDPVAHIDDLNALSFLDYLRELVVSSRKQVFFATADARLAALFQRKFDFLGPNRYRRINLDAPQATAQ; encoded by the coding sequence ATGACCAATATTGAGACAGTACGCACGGCCTTCGGCCGCCATTTCCAGCACGTTGTCGAGATGGGCAACGGAGTGGTCCGGGGAGAACGCCAGCACAACGGCAAGCCCTACGCGGTCGCCTACGTCGACCTGTCCGATGAGGTCGTGGAGCGGGCGCACGGCCTTCAGAGCTATCAGGAACGCCTCATCGGTGCTGACTTCTTCTCGTCGGACAACGACCTGCGGTGGAATAGCTATTTGTTCTTCTGGGCAGGGCCCAAATCGGCAGCGAGCGAGGAGTTTCAACAAGCGAAGAAGCTAATTGAGTCAGACAGACATTTCGCTCGGAAATTCGTTCTCAACGAAGATGACTTGGAGCGCCGCTTGGGGCAGAAGCCCCAGGCTGTTGCAACGCCTGCGACGCAACAAGGTGATGCTGGTATTGCGTGGGCCGAGCTACTCCGCGCAGATTCTCTGGCAATGCTCCTGGAGCAGAGGCCGAGAACAGCGACTCTGGAGTTGATAGAAGCTGGCGAAGCATTCAAGGCTGACGTAGGCGCGCCGGCCCCGGCAAAGGCTTCAGCAACGGACGCGCTCGCTACTGGGATGCTGCGCAAGCTTTCGATTCAGCAATTCCGGCGCATTCATCAGAGCACGGAGTTTGAGTTTGGCGATGTGAACCTCATCACGGCGCCGAACGGGATGGGGAAGACTTCCTTGCTGGAAGCAATCGAAGCCTTCTATTGCGGCCGAGTGCGTCGTGACCCCGAGGCCGTGTTTGAGGGTATTTCGGGCGAGCTAGAGGCACCTGACGGCCGCCGGCATGCCGTCAAGCTCACTAAGGTTCCTGCGACGCTGAAGGCGCGCAATATGGCTTGGTACGGACGGACCGACGTGCATGCCCAGGCCATCTCGCAAGGATTCACTCGCTTCAACTTCCTTGATACGGATGCGGCCTTCCGCCTGTCGTCGGAACAAGACCCCGAGCAGATTCAGCTTGACCTCGGCCGGCTGATTGTCGGCCCGGATACGACGCGTCTTTGGACCTTTCTGTCCAAGCTGAAGGATGACGTCGATACGCGACTGAAAGCACTGGAGGGGCAGCAGCCTAGCGATGAGCTCAATGTCGACTTGCTGGAGAAAGAGGTAAGTCGACTGGAGACAACCCCGTCTGAATCCACCAGTCTGCGCGTTGCGTTCCGGGAAGGCGTTGTTCGACTTCGGCCAAGGTGGGTAATCCCAGATGCCAATACTCAGCTGAACGAACAGGAAAAGAGCTCGGTTGCCGAACTCAAGAGCGCCATAAACCGTGCTCTTGCTGCCGCACCAGTCACGCCAGGCAACAAAAGCGTCCTTCAAGAGCAACTCGCCAAGATGAAGGCGTCCCTGGCCGAAGCGAGGAGGATTCAATCCTCGTATGAAGCCGCTGTACGTGAAGCGAATGCCGCCGCTGAGAACCAGAAGGCGAGCAAAGAAAATCAACGCTTGGCGGAGTTGTGGGAAAAGATTCTGCTTGCAGGAGTGCCGGAGCTGGAAAAGCGAATTGGTATAGCAGAACAGCAGGTACAGGCGTTGAGGACCGCCTTGCCTAGCTACCGGGAGGATGCGATTGCTAGCTTTCCCGAGAAGTATTTCCCTCTCGCGCTGAAGGATGCCCTGTCGGACGCGAAGCGGGAATCCGACCTGGCGCAAGAGTCTTCTCAAACTGCATCGCGGGCGCTGTCGCAAGCGCAAGAGCTCGGACAAACGTTGGTCGCTTTGCGGCGCGATTTGCACGACGCCTCCGTCGCGGTCATGGGGCAGACTGGAAATCTGACCGAATGCCCCGTGTGCAAGACAGTCCATGCCGAGCAAGACCTTGCCGAAAAGCTGCACGCGCTCATTGGCTCTGGCGACTCGCAAATGTCGGCAGGGCTCAGGCAACGTGCACAAACGGCCAAGCAGAACACAGACACCGCTCAGCGTGCCCTGGAAGCCCTGCTGACCCTGGCAAAGTGGCAACAGGCCGCTGGCCTGGCAGACGACTTGGCATGCAAGGACTTATTCACGCAGCTACAGCATCAGCACGAGAAGCTGAGGGCCGCGCTCCTTGAGTTGCAAGAGGCTCGACAAGCTGAGAAGACGCTTGGTGCTACAGGAATTCGATTGGATGGCTGGCAGCTGGCCCGTGCAAATGCTCAACGAGGCTTGTCAGAAGGGGTCAACGTGAACGACAGGACGCGGTTGCGCCAGGCAATTGAGTTTATGGCGGTACAAATCGGGTTTAACGTCCTGGCGCACGTTCTCACAGCAAAAAAGCCGCAGACGCTAGCCAATGAAGCGACGATGCTTGCAATAGCAACTGGCGCATCCAGAGGAGTTCCGATGCTGCCGTCTCAGACGGTAGTGGCTGTGGAACGCTTAGTACAGCAGGCCGAAGCTCGTGTTGCGGCTGCAGCAGAAGTTGAAAGAGCTATTGACTGGCCGGTTGATGCCGCCTATGAAACGCTGCTGTCGGAAGTTCAATCCTGCCTTTTGGCATATGACAAGGCCGACCACGCAGCAACCCAGGAGACAGAAGCGGATTCAGTCCTCAAGCAAAAGCTAAAGGACCTGGCCGAGGCTAGAGCCCGACAAGCGAAGCATGAAGCGTCTCGCAAGAACCTGGCGCGCGCTGCAGCGACGCTATCGAAAGTCGTAGACGAGCACTCTCTCGAAACCGTGACGTCCGAGGCATTGCGCGCGATTCGAAGCAAAGTGAGCGACGTTTTTTCTCAGATTCACTCGCCGCCAGAGTACGCCTTGGGCAACTTCGAAGATGGGCAGCTCATCGTGCGCCGCGAAGACGGCGCGACCCACGCCGTCAATCAGGTCAGCACCGGTCAGCGTGCGGCCCTAGCGCTTTCCATCTTCCTGGCGCTGAACGAGAGCGCCGGCACTGCCCCGCCCGTCATACTCATTGACGACCCGGTGGCGCATATCGACGACCTCAACGCCTTGTCGTTCCTCGACTACCTGAGGGAACTCGTGGTGAGTAGCAGGAAGCAAGTCTTCTTCGCGACTGCAGACGCGAGGTTGGCGGCCTTGTTCCAACGAAAATTCGATTTTCTGGGGCCAAACAGATACCGGCGAATCAACCTCGACGCCCCTCAGGCAACTGCACAGTAG
- a CDS encoding AbiJ-related protein, whose product MNTCEHLRQLLRPVVGDMKDACTNSTMPELCIAMGLPVPPEGGDKRGRLHAAFDALPDPDIPAFAQRLVDQRSVRGELRDHVQDALWAHLPVIDIPKRSRRDIARALNQIELFAHWDHFAQALKDVFILQEYSFAGLSDGVLEFAHRHFVRNPEDADVELLFEKLRAFDLPNRRFVLLLEKFASADVQVDADAQERLVKLVNPMLQAAGAELRQTSTDGGYPIFTVVSIRSPRGRPKNLIFASSTKPDIRLSDAINNDIEIASNPGAVLVYDRPLGADGLRWSELQRWWSETTGEPDVQKARQTLLRRLQQCLPDSSPPQRLLFRTFFMTFGESVPRLPALLPEVWLHWDPKTVASRGAAALLTHRMDFLMLLPGGARVVLEVDGAQHYADESGRAAPQTYARMAKGDRELRLAGYEVYRFGGAELQGPEPSLLAAEFFRALFQRHGIPLT is encoded by the coding sequence ATGAATACTTGTGAGCACCTGCGGCAGCTTCTGCGTCCTGTGGTGGGAGATATGAAGGACGCTTGCACCAATAGCACGATGCCGGAGCTATGCATTGCGATGGGCTTACCCGTGCCGCCTGAGGGCGGCGACAAGCGTGGCCGGCTGCATGCCGCGTTCGATGCTCTTCCTGACCCTGACATACCAGCTTTTGCCCAGAGATTAGTCGACCAACGCAGCGTCCGCGGCGAGTTGCGCGACCATGTGCAAGATGCTCTTTGGGCTCATCTGCCAGTCATAGATATCCCAAAGCGAAGCCGTCGAGACATTGCACGTGCGCTGAACCAAATAGAGTTGTTCGCGCACTGGGACCATTTTGCGCAAGCCCTGAAAGATGTATTCATCCTTCAGGAATACAGCTTTGCTGGTCTGAGTGATGGTGTTTTGGAGTTTGCACATCGACACTTTGTGCGAAATCCGGAAGACGCAGACGTCGAACTTTTGTTCGAGAAGCTGCGGGCATTCGACCTACCGAACAGGAGATTCGTCCTGCTGCTAGAAAAGTTCGCATCAGCGGACGTGCAGGTTGACGCAGACGCTCAAGAACGCCTCGTTAAGCTTGTGAATCCTATGTTGCAGGCTGCTGGAGCCGAGCTCCGGCAAACCTCGACCGACGGTGGGTACCCGATATTTACCGTTGTGTCCATCAGGTCACCGCGAGGGCGGCCGAAGAACCTCATCTTTGCGTCATCGACAAAGCCTGATATCCGACTCAGTGACGCCATCAACAATGACATCGAGATTGCGTCGAACCCAGGCGCGGTCTTGGTCTATGACCGTCCTCTAGGCGCAGACGGTTTGCGGTGGAGCGAGCTTCAGCGCTGGTGGAGTGAAACCACTGGCGAACCGGATGTCCAGAAGGCTCGGCAAACCTTGCTTCGGCGACTACAACAGTGCCTTCCCGACTCGTCGCCGCCACAACGGCTGCTCTTCAGAACGTTTTTCATGACCTTTGGCGAGTCCGTCCCTCGACTGCCGGCACTGCTGCCAGAGGTTTGGCTTCATTGGGACCCGAAGACGGTGGCTAGTCGAGGAGCTGCTGCGCTGCTGACCCACCGCATGGACTTTCTCATGCTCTTGCCTGGGGGCGCAAGGGTGGTGCTCGAAGTAGATGGCGCGCAGCATTACGCAGACGAATCGGGTCGTGCGGCCCCTCAAACATACGCGCGAATGGCTAAGGGAGACCGAGAGCTAAGGCTTGCAGGATACGAAGTATATCGGTTCGGTGGAGCAGAACTGCAAGGACCCGAACCTTCTCTGCTCGCTGCTGAATTTTTCCGGGCGCTGTTTCAGCGACACGGAATTCCCCTCACCTGA